From a region of the Impatiens glandulifera chromosome 4, dImpGla2.1, whole genome shotgun sequence genome:
- the LOC124936060 gene encoding malonyl-CoA:anthocyanidin 5-O-glucoside-6''-O-malonyltransferase-like, with translation MKVIEVFKVAPAPSTSPAANISGDYFPLTFFDAVWLRFPPTQRVFFYEIKDLSFSVFSDDILPKLKHALSLTLQYYPQLAGNLTWHPVTGNPAIRFATDDDGIYLTVAESTADFHSLSTDDVKEVKVLHTLLSDFHVSDNQATVISLQVTLFPGSGFSIGYTAHHAVLDGKSASMFIKSWAKLCHVGSLPMGMTPVLDRSLINDPLDICTIFTEKWKKMPPEGTFHLMEMKPAPGLLRGTFRLTRKQIGHIKSIINSPVSSFTAVCSYIWRCLVKAEGDITNENVLLGINMDCRARLNPPIPVNYIGNCVAFRIATVKVVSLEGGEGLVTAATAIKEAVGSLPEGVVKGAEKWFSDESSKVFVGQKMYTIGGSPLFGLYGADFGWGQPTKVEMVSIDRSGAFSLCDDRDDNGGMEIGIVLSKPKIEAFSSLFSEGLEEIGNK, from the exons ATGAAAGTGATAGAGGTATTCAAGGTAGCTCCGGCACCCAGTACATCGCCGGCGGCGAATATCTCCGGCGATTACTTTCCTCTCACCTTCTTCGATGCAGTATGGCTTAGATTCCCACCTACCCAACGTGTTTTCTTCTACGAAATCAAGGATTTATCGTTCTCTGTTTTCTCCGACGACATTCTCCCCAAGCTCAAACATGCTCTGTCTCTCACCCTTCAGTACTATCCCCAACTCGCCGGAAATCTTACGTGGCACCCCGTCACCGGTAATCCGGCTATCCGTTTCGCTACCGACGATGACGGGATATATCTCACTGTAGCAGAGTCCACCGCCGACTTTCATTCTCTCTCCACCGACGATGTTAAGGAAGTCAAAGTCTTGCATACTCTGTTGTCGGATTTCCATGTTTCCGATAATCAG GCAACCGTAATTTCACTACAAGTGACTCTCTTCCCTGGTTCTGGATTCTCCATCGGATACACCGCCCACCACGCCGTCCTCGACGGCAAGAGCGCCTCCATGTTTATCAAGTCATGGGCCAAACTTTGCCACGTCGGATCCCTTCCGATGGGAATGACTCCGGTTCTGGATAGATCCTTGATCAACGACCCTTTAGATATTTGCACGATTTTCACCGAAAAATGGAAGAAAATGCCCCCGGAAGGAACCTTCCACCTTATGGAAATGAAACCTGCACCAGGATTACTCCGAGGAACTTTCCGACTAACTCGAAAACAAATAGGTCACATAAAGAGCATAATAAACAGCCCGGTTTCTAGTTTCACTGCGGTTTGTTCATATATATGGAGGTGTCTAGTTAAAGCAGAGGGGGATATTACAAATGAGAATGTTCTTCTCGGAATCAACATGGATTGTCGAGCACGATTGAATCCTCCGATTCCGGTCAATTACATTGGGAACTGTGTAGCGTTTAGGATAGCAACAGTAAAGGTTGTATCTTTGGAAGGGGGAGAAGGGTTGGTGACGGCGGCGACGGCCATTAAAGAGGCGGTTGGAAGCTTGCCGGAAGGAGTTGTGAAGGGGGCAGAGAAATGGTTTTCGGATGAATCTTCAAAGGTGTTTGTAGGTCAGAAGATGTATACTATTGGTGGGTCGCCGTTGTTTGGGTTGTACGGGGCAGATTTCGGGTGGGGACAGCCGACAAAGGTGGAGATGGTTTCCATTGATAGGAGTGGAGCTTTTTCTCTTTGTGATGATAGAGATGACAATGGCGGGATGGAGATCGGGATAGTGTTGAGTAAGCCAAAGATTGAAGCTTTCTCGTCACTCTTCAGTGAAGGGCTTGAAGAAATTGGTAATAAATAG
- the LOC124934734 gene encoding phenolic glucoside malonyltransferase 1-like yields the protein MKVIEVYKVAPAPSTSPAANISGDYFPLTFFDAVWLRFPPTQRVFFYEIKDLSFSVFSDDILPKLKHALSLTLQYYPQLAGNLTWHPVTGNPAIRFATDDDGIFLTVAESTADFHSLSTHDVKEVKDLHPLLSDFHVSENQATVISLQVTLFPGSGFSIGYTAHHAVLDGKSASMFIKSWAKLCHVGSLPSEMTPVLERSLINDPSDICTIFTNIWKKMPPEGTFHLMEMKPAPGLLRGTFRLTRKQIGHIKSIINSPVSSFTAVCSYIWTCLVKAEGDIKHENVLLGINMDCRARLNPPIPVNYIGNCVAFRMATVKVVSLEGGEGLVTAAAAIKEAVGGLPEGVVKGAEKWFSDESAKVFAEQKMYAIGGSPLFRLYGADFGWGRPTKVEMVSIDKSGAFSLCDDRDDNGGMEIGIVLSKPKIEAFSSIFYEGLDEIEIGNK from the exons ATGAAAGTGATAGAGGTATACAAGGTAGCTCCGGCACCAAGTACATCGCCGGCGGCGAATATCTCCGGCGATTACTTTCCTCTCACCTTCTTCGATGCAGTCTGGCTTAGATTCCCACCTACCCAACGTGTTTTCTTCTACGAAATCAAGGATTTATCGTTCTCTGTTTTCTCAGACGACATTCTCCCCAAGCTCAAACATGCTCTGTCTCTCACCCTTCAGTACTATCCCCAACTCGCCGGAAATCTTACGTGGCACCCCGTCACCGGTAATCCGGCTATCCGTTTCGCTACCGACGATGACGGGATATTTCTCACTGTAGCAGAGTCCACCGCCGACTTTCATTCTCTCTCCACCCACGATGTTAAGGAAGTCAAAGACTTGCATCCTCTGTTGTCGGATTTCCATGTTTCCGAGAATCAG GCAACGGTAATTTCTCTACAAGTGACTCTCTTCCCTGGTTCTGGATTCTCCATCGGTTACACCGCCCACCACGCCGTCCTCGACGGCAAGAGCGCCTCCATGTTTATCAAGTCATGGGCCAAACTTTGCCACGTCGGATCCCTTCCGTCGGAAATGACGCCGGTTCTAGAAAGATCCTTGATCAACGACCCTTCAGATATTTGCACGATTTTCACCAATATATGGAAGAAAATGCCTCCGGAAGGAACCTTCCACCTAATGGAAATGAAACCTGCGCCAGGATTACTCCGAGGAACATTCCGACTAACTCGAAAACAAATAGGTCACATAAAGAGCATAATAAACAGCCCGGTTTCTAGTTTCACTGCGGTTTGTTCATATATATGGACTTGTCTAGTTAAAGCTGAGGGGGATATTAAACATGAGAATGTTCTTCTCGGAATCAACATGGATTGTCGAGCACGATTGAATCCTCCGATTCCGGTTAACTACATTGGGAACTGTGTAGCGTTTAGGATGGCAACGGTAAAGGTTGTATCTTTGGAAGGGGGAGAAGGGTTGGTGACGGCGGCGGCGGCCATTAAAGAGGCGGTTGGAGGCTTGCCGGAAGGAGTGGTGAAGGGGGCAGAGAAATGGTTTTCGGATGAATCTGCAAAGGTGTTTGCTGAACAGAAGATGTATGCTATCGGTGGGTCGCCATTGTTTAGGTTGTACGGGGCAGATTTCGGTTGGGGACGGCCGACAAAGGTGGAGATGGTTTCCATTGACAAGAGTGGAGCTTTTTCTCTTTGTGATGATAGAGATGACAATGGAGGGATGGAGATTGGGATAGTTTTGAGTAAGCCAAAGATTGAAGCTTTCTCGTCAATCTTCTATGAAGGGCttgatgaaattgaaattggtAATAAATAG